GGCGATGGTTTTCGGCATCACTTCAGCAAAAATCAGCACCACAAAAGTTAATACGCCAGTAGCTATGGCGACCCCGGCATTGCCATAGAGTCGGATACCAACAATGGTTGCCAGTGCTGAGGCCAGAATATTGACCAAATTATTGCCAATTAATACCAAACTTATCAGGCGGTCAGGGCGACGTAAGAGTTTCTCAACGCGACGTGCGGCGCGGTTACCTTGCTTGGATAAGTGGCGTAGACGGTAGCGATTGAGTGTCATCATGCCGGTTTCTGAAGCTGAAAAATAAGCCGAAACCACGACCATAATGACCAGAATGATGATCAGCGTGCTAGTTGAGACATGATCCAACACAGTGTTCCTTAATAACAATGAAAGCCCTGTGGATTCAACAAGGCTATGTGTGGATGATTGTAATAATGGCTAAGAGATCATGATCTCCTGTAGCAGGCGGCTGCCAAAATAGGCCAGAGTGAGTAAAAATGCGCCTGCAAAACTGAACCAAATCACTCTGCGCCCGCGCCAGCCTTCATGGTAATGCCCCCACAATAAAACGATGTAGACAAACCAGGCCATGATTGATAACACCGCTTTATGGACGTTTTCTTTACTGAATATATCATCCATATAAAGCAGGCCAGTACACAGTGTTAGGGTCAGTAAAACCACCCCGATTTGGGTGATGTGAAACATTTTACGTTCAATGCTCATCAAGGGCGGCATATCAGCATTAAAGGTGACTTTCTTATTTTTTAACTGATAATCGAGCCAAGCCAGTTGAAGGGCGTATAGTGCTGCGATGATAAGAGTGGCGTAGGCAAAGAGTGCTAGCCCGATATGAACGAAAATGGCCGGGCTGGCTTCCAGATGGGTAATGAACTCACCAGGGAGCAGACTGGCCAGTGCCAGATTGATCATGGCGAAACTGTAGACGATCGGCAGCAAAAACCATCCACGGCCTTGTGAGGCGACGATAGTCATGATGGTGCAAATCATCAGCCCGACAATGGAGCCGATATTCAATAAAGTGAGGTTTTGTCCACCGCCGACATCAAAAATCTGATGCTTCAGAGCAATAGCATGGCACACTAGCGCCACGACGGCAGAAACCAGCGCTAACCGCCGGTAAGCACTATTTTTCTGCACCAGGCTTGGGACAATCAAGCCCAGGCTGAGCGAATATGCGATCAAAGCCAAAATGGAGAACACGGGCATAGCGTTATATGGGCATCGGCTAAGTGAATTAGGTAGCCAGTATAGCGTCGAGCGCGTCCCTCTCCAACCGTTCTCCGACGTGAGGGCAGAGATCGTTTAAGCTTCGTGTTATAATCCCCCCATTGTGTCGCCAGAGCGGCCTGTTTCCACGTTGAGTATGAGACAATGTTTGAGAACTTAACTGATCGATTGTCGCGCACATTGCGCAATATCAGCGGCCGTGGCCGGCTGACAGAAGAAAATATTAAAGAAACGCTACGTGAAGTACGCATGGCGTTACTGGAAGCTGACGTAGCTCTGCCGGTTGTTCGTGATTTTATTAACCGGGTAAAAGAGCGCGCTGTCGGGCATGAGGTAAATAAGAGCCTCACGCCAGGACAGGAATTCGTCAAAATCGTTAAGAATG
The sequence above is drawn from the Yersinia enterocolitica subsp. enterocolitica genome and encodes:
- a CDS encoding cytochrome C assembly family protein, translating into MPVFSILALIAYSLSLGLIVPSLVQKNSAYRRLALVSAVVALVCHAIALKHQIFDVGGGQNLTLLNIGSIVGLMICTIMTIVASQGRGWFLLPIVYSFAMINLALASLLPGEFITHLEASPAIFVHIGLALFAYATLIIAALYALQLAWLDYQLKNKKVTFNADMPPLMSIERKMFHITQIGVVLLTLTLCTGLLYMDDIFSKENVHKAVLSIMAWFVYIVLLWGHYHEGWRGRRVIWFSFAGAFLLTLAYFGSRLLQEIMIS